From a region of the Aeoliella mucimassa genome:
- the rho gene encoding transcription termination factor Rho encodes MSKRNKSNRYRGRNNNNSNNNNNNGSGGRRYNRNRNRGGGRRGTAVVENLDQSFPDDGTPLPLTPGSGVLEMHPNGYGFLRDPGTNFTRERSDPFVPGTMIEKYGLREGLLLQGMVQRHRKGQGPRLKELLDVDGLAPEDYVGMKNFDELTPITPEEWFRLETGPEPLSTRVIDLLAPLGKGQRALIVAPPRTGKTVLMQQLSQAVSTNYPEVSMMMLLVDERPEEVTDMRRSVNGEVFASSLDQDVESHVRLSQLTIERCKRLAEMGKDVFLLMDSITRLARAFNKWVGNTGRTMSGGVDIKAMDIPKKLFATARAFEEGGSLTIVGTALIDTGSRMDDLIFQEFKGTGNMELVLDRKLADRRVWPSIDLDQSGTRREEKLLPPETLHAATMLRRTLSSMHHIDAMEQLTSKLGKYKSNEEFVSLIKGAAVD; translated from the coding sequence ATGAGTAAACGGAATAAGAGCAACCGCTACCGCGGACGGAACAACAATAACAGCAACAACAATAACAACAACGGAAGCGGTGGGCGACGTTATAATCGCAATCGCAACCGTGGTGGAGGGCGCCGGGGGACCGCGGTGGTCGAGAATCTCGATCAGAGCTTCCCCGATGATGGCACTCCGTTGCCGTTGACACCTGGCTCTGGTGTATTGGAGATGCATCCGAACGGATACGGATTCCTCCGCGATCCTGGCACCAACTTCACCCGCGAACGCAGCGATCCATTCGTGCCTGGCACGATGATCGAGAAGTATGGCCTTCGCGAGGGTCTGTTGCTGCAAGGCATGGTCCAGCGTCATCGCAAGGGCCAAGGGCCTCGATTGAAGGAATTGCTGGATGTCGACGGGCTTGCTCCCGAAGACTACGTCGGCATGAAAAACTTCGACGAACTTACCCCGATCACGCCCGAGGAATGGTTTCGCTTGGAAACCGGTCCCGAGCCGCTGAGCACTCGAGTGATTGACTTGCTGGCCCCGCTAGGTAAAGGACAGCGTGCGTTGATCGTTGCTCCCCCGCGGACCGGTAAGACCGTGTTGATGCAACAGCTTAGCCAAGCTGTGTCGACCAACTATCCTGAAGTGTCGATGATGATGCTGCTCGTCGACGAGCGGCCGGAAGAAGTCACCGATATGCGTCGCAGCGTGAATGGCGAAGTGTTCGCCAGTAGCCTCGACCAGGATGTCGAAAGCCATGTGCGTTTGTCGCAGCTCACGATCGAGCGTTGCAAGCGACTGGCCGAAATGGGCAAAGACGTGTTCTTGCTGATGGACAGCATCACGCGGTTGGCTCGCGCGTTCAACAAGTGGGTTGGCAACACTGGCCGTACTATGAGTGGTGGTGTCGACATCAAAGCGATGGACATCCCCAAAAAGCTGTTCGCAACCGCCCGTGCGTTCGAAGAAGGTGGTTCGCTGACCATCGTCGGTACGGCGCTGATCGACACCGGCAGCCGCATGGACGACCTGATCTTCCAGGAGTTCAAAGGCACCGGCAACATGGAGCTGGTTCTCGACCGCAAGCTTGCAGATCGACGAGTCTGGCCTTCGATCGACCTCGATCAATCGGGCACGCGTCGCGAAGAGAAGCTTTTGCCGCCTGAGACTCTACACGCGGCTACCATGTTACGACGAACCCTGTCGAGCATGCATCACATCGATGCGATGGAGCAGCTCACCTCGAAGTTGGGTAAGTATAAATCCAACGAAGAGTTTGTCAGCCTTATCAAAGGCGCAGCAGTCGATTAA
- a CDS encoding polyhydroxyalkanoic acid system family protein — MPQFNVSVPHYTTKEEASTKIRYLLEGISAKYSDKIKNLEQTFDGDRMQFSFKTLGMNVTGEGLVDDEYVTVKGNIPIAAMMFKGQIESTIKDSLVRLLKPPKA; from the coding sequence ATGCCCCAGTTTAACGTTTCGGTGCCTCACTACACGACCAAAGAGGAAGCCTCGACTAAGATCCGCTATCTGCTCGAGGGGATCAGTGCGAAGTACTCCGACAAGATCAAGAACCTCGAACAAACCTTCGACGGCGATCGCATGCAGTTTTCGTTCAAGACCCTCGGCATGAACGTGACCGGCGAGGGGCTCGTGGACGACGAATATGTGACGGTAAAAGGCAACATTCCGATCGCCGCGATGATGTTTAAGGGGCAAATTGAATCGACTATCAAAGACTCGCTGGTCAGACTTCTAAAGCCCCCCAAGGCGTAG
- a CDS encoding SLC13 family permease — translation MGLDAWITVAVVLAMFVALLRNLAPPDLLFVMGAAILALTGVITTKEAVAGFSNTGMLTVGFLFVVAAGLRETGVLNHVGMRLLGSSSDDRSVLKRLAAVVIPSSAFLNNTPIVAMLMPVVVDWCRQRRVSPSKLLIPLSYLAILGGTCTLIGTSTNLVVHGLMLQHGLPGMGLFELGAVGLPYAVVGVIYMLTIGRRLLPERTELLEQLGNSRREYVVEMLVQPGSKLLGKTVESAGLRNLHGLYLIEIERTGDLLSPASPDEVLQASDRLVFAGIISSVVELQKIPGLVPMADGLSGDTAREQSHRRLAEVVVSDSSRLVGRTIREADFRAAYGAVVVAAHRGGSRIESKLGDIRLQAGDTLLLQTPPHFARAYRNDPAFYLVSDVDDYRPFRSHRAWIAGILLCLLIVLMATGIVDTLIAAALVAVAMVLTGCISASEARSSIEWQVLVTIASAFAVGIALENSGVAGQVASGLVEATRGFGPIAALLCIYLLASILTELITNNAIAILLFPICLETAALLEVDSRPFLMALALAASASFMTPIGYQTNLMVYGPGGYRFGDYLRVGAPLNLLLAGVAALLIPWAWHF, via the coding sequence ATGGGGTTGGATGCTTGGATCACGGTTGCCGTTGTGCTGGCGATGTTCGTGGCGTTGCTACGTAACCTCGCCCCGCCCGATTTGCTGTTCGTCATGGGCGCGGCCATCCTGGCGCTCACGGGGGTGATCACTACCAAAGAGGCGGTCGCCGGCTTCTCGAACACCGGCATGCTGACCGTGGGCTTCCTGTTTGTTGTTGCCGCGGGGCTGCGTGAAACCGGGGTGCTCAACCATGTCGGCATGCGGTTGTTGGGGTCGTCGTCCGACGATCGGAGCGTGCTCAAGCGACTCGCAGCGGTCGTGATTCCTTCGTCGGCATTTCTGAACAACACGCCGATCGTGGCCATGCTCATGCCGGTGGTGGTCGACTGGTGTCGCCAACGTCGGGTGAGTCCCTCGAAGCTGCTCATTCCGCTCTCGTACCTCGCCATCCTCGGTGGCACCTGCACGCTCATCGGTACCTCGACCAACTTGGTGGTGCATGGTTTGATGCTCCAGCATGGGTTGCCAGGCATGGGGCTGTTCGAACTGGGAGCGGTGGGGCTACCGTACGCGGTGGTCGGAGTCATCTATATGCTCACCATCGGGCGGCGACTGCTGCCCGAACGCACCGAACTGCTCGAGCAGCTTGGCAACTCCCGCCGCGAGTATGTTGTCGAGATGCTCGTGCAACCTGGCAGCAAGTTGTTGGGCAAGACCGTCGAGTCGGCAGGGCTGCGTAATCTGCATGGGCTGTACTTGATCGAAATCGAACGCACCGGCGATTTGCTCTCGCCGGCCAGCCCCGACGAGGTGTTGCAGGCGAGCGACCGCTTGGTGTTTGCAGGCATCATCTCGAGCGTCGTGGAACTGCAGAAGATTCCCGGGCTGGTGCCGATGGCCGATGGACTCTCGGGCGATACCGCTCGCGAGCAGTCGCACCGACGCCTGGCCGAAGTTGTAGTGTCTGATAGTTCGCGGCTCGTAGGGCGGACGATTCGCGAGGCCGATTTTCGCGCTGCCTACGGAGCGGTGGTGGTGGCCGCGCATCGCGGAGGGAGCCGCATCGAAAGCAAGCTGGGCGATATTCGTTTGCAGGCGGGCGATACGCTGCTGCTACAAACTCCTCCCCACTTTGCGCGGGCGTACCGCAACGATCCAGCGTTTTATCTGGTAAGCGATGTCGACGATTACCGCCCGTTCCGCAGCCATCGCGCGTGGATAGCCGGCATCCTACTCTGCCTGCTGATCGTGCTGATGGCCACCGGCATCGTCGACACCCTGATTGCGGCCGCGTTGGTTGCCGTGGCGATGGTGCTCACCGGATGCATCTCGGCCAGCGAAGCTCGCAGCAGCATTGAATGGCAGGTGCTCGTTACCATTGCCTCGGCGTTTGCCGTGGGTATCGCGCTGGAGAACTCGGGGGTCGCCGGACAGGTGGCGAGCGGTCTCGTCGAGGCGACCCGGGGCTTCGGGCCGATCGCGGCCTTGTTGTGCATCTACTTGCTCGCGTCGATTCTCACCGAACTGATTACCAACAACGCGATTGCCATTTTGCTGTTTCCCATCTGTCTTGAAACTGCCGCGCTGCTCGAAGTCGATTCGCGGCCATTCCTCATGGCCCTTGCGTTGGCCGCCTCGGCCAGTTTTATGACTCCGATTGGCTACCAGACCAATCTCATGGTCTACGGGCCGGGCGGTTATCGCTTCGGCGACTACCTGCGCGTGGGTGCCCCGCTCAACCTGCTACTAGCCGGCGTCGCCGCTTTGCTGATTCCCTGGGCTTGGCATTTCTGA
- a CDS encoding thioredoxin family protein, which translates to MLYKYLPIIALLMAPSALVVAQSTSAITWQKDLDAARAMAERDQKLLLVHFYNDNCSPCRMLDATVFNQPTVAGAVHSHYVPVKLNTNDFPATAERFGITRVPTDVVITPQGQVIKRMISPATPMDYITQTSSLAQEHHRQMARNLVNKAQVAGTSQPASAAIAAFPVQGDNNSFTNQPVAGAPSVTSNPHALMAMPAANQVAQQTQQTAAAPRIEVTPIDVPNPYTTPAQPAAPPQPPVSQVAMAEPAQVPAVPSATPPAAPAQTPAAAQPAVASAAPQLPAGSPPVGFFGYCPVTMKNEGRWQKGDVQWGCYHRGRTYLFASQAARDQFFANGDAYAPALSGIDPVAAIDSGRVVEGKSSYLLECGGQLYLFESEENLAKFSSQADRYVAGIRQAMAQAPTGQTLR; encoded by the coding sequence ATGCTGTACAAATACCTTCCGATCATTGCCCTGCTCATGGCACCGTCGGCCCTCGTGGTTGCCCAGTCGACCAGTGCTATCACTTGGCAGAAGGACCTGGACGCCGCCCGGGCGATGGCCGAGCGTGACCAGAAGCTTCTGCTGGTTCACTTCTACAACGATAACTGCAGTCCGTGCCGGATGCTCGACGCAACGGTGTTCAACCAACCGACCGTCGCCGGAGCGGTTCATTCGCATTACGTGCCTGTGAAGCTCAACACCAACGACTTCCCAGCTACTGCTGAGCGGTTTGGCATCACTCGCGTGCCGACGGATGTGGTCATCACTCCACAAGGTCAAGTGATCAAGCGAATGATCTCGCCTGCGACACCGATGGATTACATCACGCAGACATCGAGTCTGGCTCAGGAGCATCATCGTCAGATGGCTCGCAACCTGGTTAACAAAGCCCAAGTAGCAGGAACCTCGCAGCCCGCCAGTGCGGCGATTGCTGCATTCCCAGTGCAGGGCGACAACAACTCGTTCACCAACCAACCGGTTGCTGGTGCTCCCAGCGTTACCAGCAATCCTCACGCTCTGATGGCCATGCCTGCCGCCAATCAGGTTGCTCAGCAAACTCAGCAAACTGCTGCGGCTCCTCGGATCGAGGTTACCCCGATCGACGTGCCAAACCCTTATACCACACCAGCCCAACCAGCCGCTCCGCCCCAGCCACCTGTTAGCCAGGTTGCGATGGCCGAGCCTGCTCAGGTGCCGGCCGTTCCTTCGGCTACTCCTCCAGCTGCTCCTGCACAAACTCCGGCTGCTGCACAGCCAGCTGTCGCGAGTGCTGCACCGCAGTTGCCCGCGGGTTCGCCTCCGGTTGGTTTCTTCGGCTACTGCCCTGTGACCATGAAGAACGAAGGCCGCTGGCAGAAGGGCGACGTCCAATGGGGTTGCTACCACCGCGGACGGACCTACCTGTTTGCTTCGCAAGCAGCTCGTGACCAGTTCTTCGCCAACGGAGATGCCTACGCCCCAGCACTCTCGGGCATCGACCCAGTCGCTGCGATCGACTCGGGTCGCGTCGTAGAAGGCAAGTCGTCCTACCTGCTCGAGTGCGGCGGACAACTCTACCTGTTCGAGAGCGAAGAGAACCTGGCCAAGTTCAGCTCGCAAGCCGATCGCTACGTGGCAGGCATTCGCCAGGCCATGGCTCAGGCTCCTACCGGACAAACCTTGCGGTAA
- a CDS encoding tyrosine-type recombinase/integrase, which yields MASLIKTTSKRTGKPRYSVQVNIGERNRPTFPLGQLTKKQAEAAKGHIENLLSTKRSGSILDGPTADWLARIDNSLRDRLAKYELCAPRVATKPQTAVPKLGAFIDGYISKRSEELKPRTIINLKVARGHLVEFFSVDRDLDSITPGDADDFRRSLIAKGLEENTVRRTCGRAKQFFRDAVRRRVIDESPFADMKATSVTANRKRDYFVTSEEADAMLEACPDTQWKLIIALSRYGGLRCPSEHLALTWGDVDWKRKRIRVRSPKTAHHDGHEERIMPLFPQLQPYLEAAWQELIDSEDFTPEAQPTSELPVITRYRDSNSNLRTQLLRIIKRAGLVAWPKLFQNMRATRATELAKEHPGHVAATWLGHSTKVADKHTIGR from the coding sequence ATGGCTAGTTTGATTAAGACCACGTCGAAGAGGACCGGCAAACCCCGCTACTCGGTTCAAGTGAACATCGGGGAGCGGAACCGGCCGACGTTTCCACTTGGACAACTGACCAAGAAGCAAGCCGAGGCCGCCAAGGGGCACATCGAAAACCTGCTATCTACCAAGCGATCGGGGAGCATCCTCGACGGACCTACTGCCGACTGGCTTGCTCGAATCGATAACTCGCTGCGGGACCGGTTGGCCAAGTACGAACTCTGTGCGCCCAGGGTTGCCACCAAGCCCCAGACCGCGGTGCCCAAACTGGGGGCCTTCATTGATGGCTACATTTCGAAGCGATCGGAAGAACTGAAACCGCGGACAATCATCAACTTGAAAGTGGCTCGCGGGCATCTGGTCGAGTTCTTTTCCGTTGACCGCGACCTAGATAGCATCACGCCGGGCGATGCGGACGACTTCCGGCGAAGCTTGATCGCGAAAGGCTTGGAGGAAAACACGGTACGCAGAACGTGCGGACGAGCGAAGCAATTCTTTCGCGACGCGGTTCGGCGACGAGTGATTGACGAAAGCCCATTTGCCGACATGAAGGCAACAAGCGTAACCGCCAATCGCAAGCGTGATTACTTCGTCACGAGCGAAGAGGCGGACGCCATGCTCGAAGCATGCCCCGACACGCAGTGGAAGCTCATCATCGCCCTGAGCCGGTACGGCGGGCTGCGCTGCCCGTCGGAGCATCTGGCCCTAACTTGGGGCGATGTGGATTGGAAACGCAAGAGAATCCGCGTCAGGAGCCCCAAGACCGCCCACCACGATGGCCACGAAGAGCGGATTATGCCACTGTTTCCGCAGCTGCAGCCTTACCTTGAGGCAGCTTGGCAAGAGTTGATCGATTCCGAGGACTTTACCCCCGAAGCTCAGCCAACCAGCGAGCTGCCGGTAATTACCCGCTACCGAGATTCCAATTCCAACCTGCGAACTCAGTTGCTACGAATCATCAAGAGAGCCGGGCTAGTAGCTTGGCCGAAGCTTTTTCAGAACATGCGGGCAACCAGAGCCACCGAACTTGCCAAAGAGCATCCCGGGCACGTGGCCGCTACCTGGCTGGGGCACAGCACCAAGGTCGCCGACAAGCACACTATTGGCAGGTGA
- a CDS encoding tetratricopeptide repeat protein, with amino-acid sequence MESQSSRAPILVKYYHEYLDQQDSATFIHRVARRYTCATLERISAMGDRIARRGAILAIGFMGDYSSNAIMGRALIDRDRGVRTIAENGIRDIWCRVGSREQRLTLRTIIRLNQTKNYERAIDLSTELIHESPWIAEAWCQRGTAYYHLGQYDAAIRDSHQALEINPYHFTSAAGMGQCYMLLDNPVSALEAFRRALRLNPSMEEVRAQVIQLQKTIKGEG; translated from the coding sequence GTGGAATCACAGTCGTCACGCGCTCCCATTCTGGTCAAGTATTATCACGAGTACCTCGACCAGCAGGACTCTGCAACGTTCATTCACCGTGTTGCTCGTCGGTATACTTGTGCAACGCTAGAACGTATTTCGGCCATGGGGGACCGCATCGCTCGCCGGGGAGCCATTTTGGCCATCGGCTTTATGGGCGACTACAGCTCGAACGCCATCATGGGGCGGGCGCTGATCGACCGCGACCGCGGTGTGCGTACGATTGCCGAGAATGGCATCCGCGACATTTGGTGCCGAGTGGGGAGTCGCGAACAACGACTCACGTTGCGGACAATCATTCGACTGAATCAAACCAAGAACTACGAGCGGGCGATCGACCTGTCGACTGAGTTGATTCACGAGTCGCCTTGGATTGCTGAAGCATGGTGCCAACGCGGTACTGCTTACTATCACCTGGGACAATACGACGCAGCGATTCGCGACTCGCATCAGGCGCTCGAGATCAACCCTTACCACTTTACCTCCGCCGCTGGCATGGGGCAGTGCTACATGCTGCTCGACAATCCGGTGTCGGCTCTCGAAGCATTCCGCCGAGCTCTGCGACTGAACCCCAGTATGGAAGAAGTGCGGGCCCAGGTCATTCAGCTGCAGAAGACGATTAAAGGCGAAGGTTAA